In a single window of the Fusarium falciforme chromosome 3, complete sequence genome:
- a CDS encoding NADPH--cytochrome P450 reductase has product MSTVFPANALSQLGPPQTVADIAALTAVGVASAAYLLRGIAWDRPDPYDYIWYERMGSKDGAASRPKATRDIAKKMEESGKDVVIFWGSQSGTAEMFANRLSKECHLRFGLQTLCADLCDYDPDSIANLPQSKLAIFIISTYGEGDPSDNTAALWDWLNRRPFDIKLPNLRYMAFGLGNSSYRYYNRVIDVVVEALDKAGAQRLMPVGKANDAQGGTEEDFLSWKDDLYTHFQEKLGYEERDIPYEPSIKIVEDESLDVMDLNLGEPVQNRSGPAKIVKQYSPIRPLTVQESRELYTSPGRNCIHMELDLSDQAELRYRTGDHLAVYPINPDHEVQLLLRALGLEQRAETPLLIRALEEGESIKIPSPTSLLALFRHYLEVSAPVSRETVGALARFAPSPEVANVLTTLGKDKNAYAEFIGKNHITLGRLLALSAAGAVWTNLPLTYVVETLPTIQPRYYSISSSSAVSARKVAITVGVDNSPLQADPTKAIRGVTTNYLYALGNSLNGDAAQPEVGPGAPTYALSGPGDALKGHKVFACIRRSNFKLPTLGTTPLVMIGAGTGMAPFRGFILERARLKAIGKPIGRMIVFFGCRSPDQDYLYREELASVAKELDGLLEIVPAFSRADGHPKTYVQDKVGEMKKDVCELLQGGANMYICGRASMACEVGNVVEESMKQQNSWTDAEARSWAESAKKGSKWLEDVWG; this is encoded by the exons ATGTCTACTGTCTTTCCTGCAAATGCCCTGTCCCAGCTGGGGCCGCCCCAGACTGTCGCCGACATTGCTGCGCTGACTGCAGTCGGCgtggcctcggcggcctATCTCCTCCGTGGCATCGCGTGGGACAGGCCAGACCCGTATGATTATATCTGGTACGAACGCATGGGGTCCAAGGATGGTGCAGCATCAAGACCCAAGGCAACTCGTGATAttgccaagaagatggaagagagT GGCAAGGATGTTGTTATCTTCTGGGGTTCACAGTCTGGCACAGCAGAAATGTTTGCCAACAGACTCTCCAAGGAGTGTCACCTCCGCTTCGGCCTTCAGACCCTCTGCGCCGACCTCTGCGACTACGACCCAGACTCCATCGCCAACCTGCCCCAGAGCAAgctcgccatcttcatcatctccacaTATGGCGAGGGAGACCCTAGTGACAACACTGCTGCCCTCTGGGACTGGCTCAACAGGCGGCCTTTTGACATCAAGCTGCCCAACCTCCGGTACATGGCCTTTGGTCTGGGAAACAGCAGCTACCGCTACTACAACCGCGTCATCGATGTCGTGGTTGAGGCCCTCGACAAGGCTGGCGCTCAGCGCCTAATGCCCGTGGGCAAGGCCAACGACGCCCAAGGCGGCACTGAAGAAGATTTCCTCTCATGGAAGGATGATCTCTATACGCACTTccaggagaagctcggcTACGAGGAGCGAGACATCCCCTACGAGCCCAGTATTAAGATTGTCGAGGACGAGTCCCTCGACGTCATGGACCTCAACCTCGGCGAGCCCGTCCAGAACCGCAGCGGCCCTGCTAAGATCGTGAAGCAGTACTCGCCCATCCGGCCTCTGACCGTGCAGGAGTCGCGAGAGCTCTACACGTCCCCCGGCAGGAACTGCATCCACATGGAGCTTGATCTCAGCGACCAGGCTGAGCTCCGCTACCGAACTGGCGACCACCTCGCCGTTTATCCCATCAACCCTGATCACGAGGtgcagctcctcctcagggCGCTTGGACTTGAGCAGCGAGCCGAGACGCCTCTTCTTATCCGAGCCCTAGAGGAGGGCGAGTCCATCAAGATCCCCAGCCCTACCTCGTTGCTGGCTCTCTTCCGTCACTATCTCGAAGTGTCTGCCCCTGTCTCTCGTGAGACTGTCGGTGCTCTAGCTCGCTTTGCTCCTTCGCCAGAGGTTGCGAACGTTCTGACAACCCTTGGGAAGGACAAGAACGCCTATGCTGAATTCATCGGCAAGAACCACATCACTTTAGGTCGTCTCCTGGCACTGTCcgctgctggtgctgtcTGGACCAACCTCCCCCTAACATACGTTGTTGAGACTCTCCCGACTATCCAACCTCGATACTactccatctcctcatccaGCGCCGTCTCCGCCCGCAAGGTCGCCATCACCGTCGGCGTCGACAACTCCCCCCTCCAAGCTGACCCAACCAAGGCCATCCGCGGCGTCACCACAAACTACCTCTACGCCCTCGGAAACTCCCTCAACGGCGATGCTGCCCAGCCAGAGGTTGGCCCTGGTGCCCCCACCTACGCTCTCTCAGGCCCTGGCGATGCCCTCAAGGGTCACAAGGTCTTTGCCTGCATCCGTCGCTCAAACTTCAAGCTCCCCACCCTCGGGACAACCCCCCTCGTTATGATTGGCGCTGGCACTGGCATGGCTCCCTTCCGTGGCTTCATCCTCGAGCGAGCTCGTCTCAAGGCCATTGGAAAGCCCATTGGTCGCATGATCGTCTTCTTCGGCTGCCGCTCCCCAGACCAAGACTACCTCTACCGTGAGGAGCTTGCCTCAGTAGCCAAGGAGCTGGACGGCCTCCTTGAAATCGTCCCCGCCTTCTCCCGAGCCGACGGTCACCCTAAGACGTACGTGCAGGACAAGGTCggcgagatgaagaaggatgTGTGCGAGCTGCTCCAGGGCGGCGCCAACATGTACATCTGCGGCAGGGCGTCGATGGCTTGCGAGGTGGGTAACGTTGTTGAAGAGTCGATGAAGCAGCAGAACAGCTGGACTGACGCCGAGGCCCGGAGCTGGGCTGAGTCGGCCAAGAAGGGCAGCAAGTGGCTCGAGGATGTCTGGGGTTAA
- a CDS encoding Polyadenylate-binding protein, protein MASNAAPGAVDQLANDLSNTSLNGSGDAKAPAIDTAVAGAADDAAAPTPSSAAPHPQNSASLYVGELDPAVTEAMLFELFSQIGAVASIRVCRDAVTRRSLGYAYVNYNSTADGEKALEELNYTIIKGRPCRIMWSQRDPALRKTGQGNVFIKNLDVAIDNKALHDTFAAFGNILSCKVAQDENGNSKGYGFVHYETDEAAAQAIKHVNGMLLNEKKVYVGHHIPKKDRQSKFEEMKANFTNVYVKNISPEATEDDFRQLFEKYGDVTSSSLARDQEGKSRGFGFVNFTTHESAAKAVDELNGKDFRGQDLYVGRAQKKHEREEELRKSYEAARLEKANKYQGVNLYIKNLDDDVDDDKLRQMFSEFGPITSAKVMRDTPVENEEEKPAEEKKEEQEDKDKENKKEETKEGEEGAEKKTEKKSDKKLGKSKGFGFVCFSNPDDATKAVAEMNQRMVSNKPLYVALAQRKDVRKSQLEASIQARNQLRMQQAAAAAGMPQQYMQPPVYFAPGQQPGFIPQGGRGMPFPQPGMGMPGVQGGRPGQFPGYPQQGGRGGVPQQIPPNMYGMPGQFPPQYGQPGTPQFMAAMQQAQQAALSGGRGAPQGGRGGPQGMPGAPPMGGAMPGFPPNNRQQGAGRGGPNAGRNGNGPQAQAGRGAEGANPASVLQQQLQAAQPAQQKQILGELIFPKIQAINSELAGKITGMLLEMDNSELVNLIEDDASLKAKVDEALAVYDEYVKAQGGPEGGEAKKEEETKA, encoded by the exons ATGGCCTCCAACGCTGCTCCCGGCGCTGTTGATCAGCTTGCCAACGACCTCAGCAACACCTCCCTCAACGGCAGCGGTGATGCCAAGGCCCCTGCCATCGACACTGCTGTCGCTGGCGCCGCCGACGATGCTGCCGCTCCTACTCCCAGCTCGGCTGCTCCTCACCCCCAGAACTCGGCCTCCCTGTACGTCGGCGAGCTCGACCCCGCCGTCACCGAGGCCATGCTCTTCGAGCTCTTCTCTCAGATTGGTGCTGTCGCCTCCATCCGTGTCTGCCGTGATGCCGTCACCCGCCGCTCTCTCGGCTATGCCTACGTCAACTACAACTCGACGGCCGACGGCGAGAAGgctctcgaggagctcaactacaccatcatcaagggccgACCCTGCCGAATCATGTGGTCTCAGCGCGACCCTGCTCTGCGCAAGACTGGCCAGGGTAACGTGTTCATCAAGAACCTCGATGTCGCTATTGACAACAAGGCTCTTCACGACACCTTTGCCGCCTTTGGCAACATTCTGAGCTGCAAGGTCGCCCAGGACGAGAACGGTAACTCCAAGGGCTACGGTTTCGTTCATTACGAGACcgatgaggctgctgctcagGCTATCAAGCACGTCAACGGCATGCTTctcaacgagaagaaggtctATGTCGGCCACCACATTCCCAAGAAGGACCGCCAGAGCAAGttcgaggagatgaaggccaACTTCACCAATGTCTACGTCAAGAACATCAGCCCAGAGGCCACCGAGGATGACTTCCGACAGCTGTTCGAGAAGTACGGTGACGtcacctcctcttctctggcCCGTGATCAGGAGGGCAAGAGCCGCGGTTTCGGCTTCGTCAACTTCACCACCCACGAGAGCGCCGCTAAGGCTGTTGATGAGCTCAACGGCAAGGACTTCCGTGGCCAGGACCTGTACGTTGGCCGCGCCCAGAAGAAGCACGAgcgcgaggaggagctgcgCAAGTCTTATGAGGCTGCTCGCCTGGAGAAGGCCAACAAGTACCAGGGTGTCAACCTGTACATCAAGAacctcgatgatgatgtcgacgaCGATAAGCTCCGTCAGATGTTCTCCGAGTTCGGCCCCATCACCTCGGCCAAGGTGATGCGCGACACTCCTGTCGagaacgaggaggagaagcctgccgaggagaagaaggaggagcaggaggacaaggacaaggagaacaagaaggaggagaccaaggagggcgaggagggcgctgagaagaagactgAGAAGAAGTCTGACAAGAAGCTCGGTAAGAGCAAGGGCTTCGGTTTCGTCTGCTTCAGCAACCCCGACGATGCCACCAAGGCTGTTGCCGAGATGAACCAGCGCATGGTCAGCAACAAGCCCCTCTACGTCGCCCTGGCCCAGCGCAAGGATGTTCGCAAGAGCCAGCTTGAGGCTAGTATCCAGGCTCGCAACCAGCTTCGCATGCAGcaggccgccgccgccgccggcaTGCCCCAGCAGTACATGCAGCCCCCTGTCTACTTTGCTCCTGGCCAACAGCCCGGATTCATCCCCCAGGGTGGCCGCGGCATGCCCTTCCCCCAGCCCGGCATGGGAATGCCCGGTGTCCAGGGCGGCCGTCCCGGTCAGTTCCCCGGCTACCCTCAGCAGGGCGGTCGCGGAGGTGTTCCTCAGCAGATCCCCCCCAACATGTACGGCATGCCCGGCCAGTTCCCCCCTCAGTACGGTCAGCCCGGTACTCCTCAGTTCATGGCTGCCATGCAACAGGCTCAGCAGGCCGCTCTCTCTGGTGGTCGCGGTGCTCCTCAGGGTGGCCGTGGTGGCCCTCAGGGTATGCCTGGTGCTCCTCCCATGGGCGGTGCCATGCCTGGCTTCCCTCCCAACAACCGCCAGCAGGGTGCTGGTCGTGGTGGACCCAACGCTGGCCGCAACGGAAACGGTCCCCAGGCTCAGGCTGGCCGTGGTGCCGAGGGCGCCAACCCCGCCAGCgtgctccagcagcagcttcagGCCGCTCAACCTGCTCAGCAGAAGCAGATTCTGGGTGAGCTGATCTTCCCCAAGATCCAGGCTATCAACTCCGAACTCGCCGGCAAGATCACTGGTATGCTCCTGGAGATGGACAACTCGGAGCTTGTCAACCT TATTGAGGATGACGCTTCGCtgaaggccaaggtcgaCGAGGCTCTCGCCGTCTACGACGAGTATGTCAAGGCCCAGGGCGGCCCCGAGGGTGGTGAGgctaagaaggaggaggagaccaaggctTAA
- a CDS encoding MFS domain-containing protein, whose translation MAKADHKEGLQHLEDTAINGSIQEINLDELDSIEQTKTGKFSWLVSITAAIGGMLFGYDTGIISAVLVYIHQDLGKTLTSQEKELITSITSGGAFIGAIFAGATADRYGRKVAIYVGCVLFTLGAIIQAASFSVIQMTVGRLVVGFGVGSAAMIVPLYIAEVSPAKYRGRMIGLDNMSITGGQLVSYGIGAGFAYVSGGWRYMVGGGAIPAIILGALLPFCPESPRQLIYHGKPEEAAKVLRRIFPNGTEEQVQDKIRHITYHVDQAKALNAGKSGWWVFKQLYVVPANFRALVSACGLMAISQLSGFNSLMYYSPLLFSLVGFSNPVAVGTVIAGTNFIFTWVNLMLVDRAGRRRILLVTVPFMGLALVIAAVCFKYIPINHDLSLAADAKIGWPAIVVLVSMVVFVGFYSSGIGNTAWLSSEFYPMEVRAMGTMMLTMTCWGSNIIVASTFLTQMENTTPSGAFGFYAAICILGWVCIYFCYPEVKGMTLEDIREIFQHGFGVQRAREIQKEMKLARKEEASGEMVKA comes from the exons ATGGCAAAGGCGGATCACAAGGAGGGTCTCCAGCACCTCGAGGATACTGCCATCAACGGCTCCATCCAAGAGATCAACCTGGACGAGCTCGACTCGATCGAACAAACCAAGACGGGCAAGTTCTCGTGGCTCGTCAGCATCACCGCTGCCATTGGTGGCATGCTGTTTGGTTACGACACTGGAATCATCTCAGCTGTGCTCGTCTACATCCATCAGGATCTCGGCAAGACTCTTACCTCGCAGGAGAAGGAGTTGATCACATCCATCACCTCTGGCGGTGCCTTCATCGGCGCCATCTTTGCTGGTGCCACAGCTGACCGCTACGGCCGAAAGGTTGCCATCTATGTCGGCTGTGTGCTCTTTACCCTCGGTGCCATCATCCAGGCTGCGTCCTTTTCGGTCATCCAGATGACTGTCGGCCGCCTTGTCGTTGGCTTTGGTGTTGGATCCGCTGCCATGATCGTACCCCT ATACATCGCAGAGGTGTCTCCCGCCAAGTATAGAGGACGCATGATTGGACTCGACAACATGTCTATCACCGGCGGACAGCTCGTCAGCTACGGCATCGGAGCTGGCTTTGCTTATGTCTCTGGCGGCTGGCGATATATGGTCGGAGGCGGTGCCATTCCCGCCATCATTCTCGGCGCCCTGCTCCCTTTCTGCCCCGAGTCTCCTCGTCAGCTTATCTATCACGGCAAGCCTGAGGAGGCCGCCAAGGTTCTCCGCAGGATCTTCCCCAACGGCACTGAGGAGCAAGTCCAGGACAAGATCCGCCACATCACCTACCACGTCGACCAAGCCAAGGCCCTCAACGCCGGCAAGTCTGGCTGGTGGGTGTTCAAGCAGCTCTATGTCGTGCCCGCCAACTTCCGCGCCCTCGTCTCTGCGTGTGGTCTCATGGCCATCTCTCAGCTCAGCGGCTTCAACTCGCTCATGTACTACTCTCCTCTCCTGTTCTCACTCGTCGGCTTCTCCAACCCCGTCGCTGTCGGCACCGTCATTGCTGGAACCAACTTCATCTTCACCTGGGTCAACCTCATGCTTGTCGATCGTGCAGGTCGCCGAAGGATCTTGCTTGTCACTGTGCCCTTCATGGGTCTGGCCCTCGTCATTGCTGCCGTGTGCTTCAAGTACATTCCCATCAACCACGACCTGTCTCTGGCTGCCGATGCCAAGATTGGCTGGCCTGCCATTGTCGTGCTCGTGAGCATGGTCGTCTTTGTGGGCTTCTACTCTTCCGGTATCGGAAACACGGCTTGGCTCTCGAGCGAGTTCTACCCCATGGAAGTCCGTGCCATGGGAACCATGATGCTCACCATGACCTGCTGGGGCTCCAACATCATTGTTGCTTCCACCTTTTTGACCCAGATGGAGAACACTACCCCCTCTGGCGCCTTTGGCTTCTACGCCGCCATCTGCATCCTGGGCTGGGTCTGCATCTACTTCTGCTACCCTGAGGTCAAGGGAATGACCCTTGAGGATATCCGTGAGATTTTCCAGCACGGATTCGGTGTTCAGCGAGCGAGGGAGATCCAGAAAGAGATGAAGTTGGCCCGAAAGGAGGAGGCTTCTGGTGAGATGGTCAAGGCCTGA
- a CDS encoding Usp domain-containing protein, which translates to MSRNQQPMSIEAMLDMERQEVLALLGNPQPSQTSQDRMRSASPYATPRSPVRSMLDIDEQPAPSSPRQAVRSMLDTTSPPPPKIRSMLDLDTPPSGPSKLPGTSTTPSSPVSKPASLAPSTVGHTRSFSDAASNPVEFGPRAAGGRNDPVSGYRFSDIITRNTGQQLPKRNTQGTSLGDTLRGVDREHRRSLGGAIGGHKSMSPHNRLGSRSRSPGTVLAPGTAMLDDGQVFNLNNAYRRLTDANLASSGGTLSTLPMRAQDDSQSGRLVKDYLGPDGEHLESSEDDDTFSSDDEDRGRKKAPRTLNPDAKGETSEGSSGDGRKSQSLLAAADEERTKVASGKSYTYRSLLSEPEIKVTSPFGDNVKSTSRAAVHPNTSYNTGTVSTAASIIDSDEEADRDDIKTAQNLTVSMSTIISTPESHRAIRMIYRGEYQKIVQQAEDEHHRLRKYLVATDMSDESTHALEWAIGTVLRDGDTLMAIYCVDEEQGIGDANQVPDDPKAMKEQAAAINTVANSKTPAPAMTAVPEFVRASIRDSKNNTPNTSPAPSSRGERSRAEEERRRAVKDISDRVIKLLRKTSLQVRVIVEVLHCKNPKHLITEVIDLVSPTLVVIGSRGRSALKGVILGSFSNYLVTKSSVPVMVARKRLRKQGKYRGVKQVNILSNPAAKSLSNARID; encoded by the exons atgtcgCGGAACCAACAACCCATGAGCATAGAGGCCATGCTCGACATGGAGCGACAGGAGGTTCTTGCGCTGCTCGGAAATCCGCAACCGTCTCAGACTTCCCAAGACCGTATGCGATCCGCCTCTCCTTATGCTACCCCGCGATCGCCCGTTCGAAGCATGCTGGATATCGATGAGCAGCCTGCTCCGAGCTCTCCTCGCCAAGCCGTGCGAAGTATGCTTGACACCACGTCCCCTCCCCCACCCAAGATTCGAAGTATGCTGGATCTGGACACTCCTCCATCTGGCCCCTCAAAGCTTCCCGGCACCAGCACAACTCCAAGCTCTCCCGTTTCTAAACCTGCCAGCCTCGCACCCAGCACCGTTGGACACACTCGCAGCTTCAGTGATGCCGCATCGAATCCCGTCGAGTTTGGGCCTCGAGCAGCTGGAGGACGTAATGATCCTGTCTCTGGATACCGATTTTCCGACATCATTACACGCAACACGGGTCAGCAGCTTCCCAAGCGAAACACCCAAGGGACTTCCCTTGGGGACACACTCCGTGGTGTCGATCGTGAACACAGGCGCTCCCTTGGAGGCGCCATCGGCGGCCACAAATCCATGTCCCCTCACAACCGCCTAGgttcgaggtcgaggtcgcCCGGCACAGTACTTGCTCCAGGCACAGCtatgcttgatgatggccaggTTTTTAATCTCAACAACGCCTATCGCCGGTTGACAGACGCAAACCTGGCGAGCTCGGGGGGCACTCTGTCTACTCTCCCGATGCGTGCTCAAGATGATAGCCAGAGTGGCAGATTAGTCAAGGATTACTTGGGCCCTGATGGTGAACACCTGGAATCTagtgaagacgacgacacgTTTTCctctgacgacgaggaccgAGGTCGTAAGAAGGCCCCTCGGACACTCAACCCCGATGCTAAGGGCGAGACCAGTGAGGGTTCCTCTGGTGATGGTCGAAAGTCTCAGAGCCTTCTTGCTGCTGCCGATGAAGAGA GAACCAAGGTTGCTTCAGGGAAGTCATATACGTATCGCTCCCTGCTGTCAGAGCCAGAGATCAAGGTCACCAGTCCGTTTGGCGACAACGTGAAGAGTACTAGCAGGGCTGCTGTGCACCCCAACACGAGCTACAATACGGGAACAGTATCAACGGCTGCTTCCATTATTGACTCTGATGAGGAGGCTGACAGAGACGACATCAAAACGGCGCAGAACCTCACCGTATCTATGTCTACTATAATCTCGACGCCAGAGTCCCATCGTGCGATTCGCATGATTTACCGTGGAGAGTACCAAAAGATTGTCCAGCAAGCGGAGGATGAACATCATCGGCTCAGAAAGTACCTGGTGGCTACAGATATGAGCGACGAATCCACACATGCACTCGAGTGGGCAATCGGTACGGTACTGCGAGATGGCGACACGCTCATGGCCATCTATTGTGTTGATGAGGAGCAAGGCATTGGTGATGCAAACCAAGTACCGGATGATCCAAAGGCCATGAAGGAGCAGGCGGCTGCTATCAACACCGTCGCCAACAGCAAGACGCCGGCCCCGGCAATGACAGCAGTGCCGGAATTTGTGCGAGCATCTATTCGAGACTCGAAGAATAACACGCCCAACACCTCCCCTGCGCCATCGAGCCGAGGAGAGCGCAGCAGAGCAGAGGAAGAACGGCGCCGAGCAGTCAAGGATATCTCGGACAGGGTCATCAAACTGCTACGAAAGACGAGCCTTCAGGTGCGGGTCATTGTGGAGGTGCTGCATTGCAAGAACCCAAAGCATCTGATTACCGAGGTGATCGACCTTGTCAGCCCGACACTGGTCGTGATaggaagccgaggaagaagtGCGCTGAAGGG TGTCATTCTGGGATCATTTTCCAACTACCTAGTGACCAAGAGCTCGGTTCCTGTCATGGTGGCGAGGAAGCGGCTCCGTAAGCAGGGCAAGTACAGAGGCGTGAAGCAGGTCAATATTCTCAGCAACCCTGCAGCGAAAAGTCTATCAAATGCTAGGATCGATTAG
- a CDS encoding Ribosomal-S7 domain-containing protein: protein MSPRSRVWGACRALAIRSRPAAPRPGTFANTLPRNRWYSNEGNDKPPKAIDNAPKPDESQSEPISKDVSASEASTGKEDAETTGLTSSEEVLDDATLEQLFYGGRTVSSSVEGGLTPAQEHILYQEGTIPSAEKAEALVAAAENAELAQADTEVENPGHKFGMPQRPWPQGFNLKKRYHPVLEQITRLLMRDGKLSVAQRNMATVMNNLRTAPPPIYSPKYPLLPGTPPAEHLPLNPILYITVAIDSVAPLLKIRNVAGAGGGGRALELPVPLGVRQRRRVAFNWILDVINKKPSKGSGRKQFPHRIAEEIIAVVEGRSSVWEKRKVVHKLGTAARANIGSNKLKTKKKM from the exons ATGtctccaagatcaagggTTTGGGGCGCATGCAGAGCTCTCGCAATTCGATCGAGGCCTGCTGCCCCCCGGCCTGGGACGTTCGCCAACACTCTTCCCCGGAACCGGTGGTACTCGAACGAGGGGAACGACAAGCCCCCGAAAGCGATTGACAACGCCCCGAAGCCCGACGAGTCCCAATCCGAGCCTATTTCGAAGGATGTCAGTGCCTCCGAGGCCTCGACAGGGAAGGAAGACGCCGAG ACTACTGGTTTGACCAGCTCCGAGGAAGTCTTGGACGATGCCACTCTCGAACAGCTATTCTACGGCGGCCGTACGGTATCGAGCTCAGTTGAGGGCGGATTGACCCCAGCCCAGGAGCATATTCTCTACCAGGAGGGCACCATCCCCTCAGCCGAGAAGGCGGAAGCTCTCGTTGCTGCAGCTGAGAATGCCGAATTGGCCCAAGCCGACACTGAGGTTGAGAATCCTGGACACAAGTTCGGCATGCCCCAGCGGCCGTGGCCACAAGGCTTCAACTTGAAGAAGCGATACCATCCTGTGCTTGAGCAGATCACCCGCCTGTTGATGCGGGATGGCAAGCTGAGCGTTGCACAGCGG AACATGGCCACAGTCATGAACAACCTCCGAACCGCACCACCTCCGATCTACAGCCCGAAATACCCCCTCCTACCCGGAACCCCTCCGGCTGAACACCTCCCCCTCAACCCGATCCTGTACATTACTGTGGCCATCGACTCGGTGGCACCTCTCCTCAAGATCCGCAACGTGGCGGGTGCTGGCGGTGGTGGCCGAGCTCTGGAGCTTCCGGTGCCCCTTGGGGtgcgacaacgacgacgtgTCGCCTTTAACTGGATCCTGGATGTGATCAACAAGAAGCCCTCCAAGGGCAGCGGACGCAAGCAGTTCCCCCACCGGATAGCAGAGGAGATCATTGCTGTCGTGGAGGGACGGTCGAGCGTGTGGGAGAAGCGGAAGGTGGTGCACAAGTTGGGCACGGCAGCCCGAGCCAACATTGGGTCCAACAAActcaagacgaagaagaaaaTGTAG